The Ovis canadensis isolate MfBH-ARS-UI-01 breed Bighorn chromosome 13, ARS-UI_OviCan_v2, whole genome shotgun sequence genome includes a region encoding these proteins:
- the DIDO1 gene encoding death-inducer obliterator 1 isoform X3, whose amino-acid sequence MDDKGDPSSEEAPKAIKPTSKEFRKTWGFRRTTIAKREGAGDAEADTLEPSPRQQQSPSLRRSGRQPKRTERVEEFLTTVRRRGRRSAPVSLEDSGEPASCPATDAETASEGSVESASDGKSGPRSSSTGAKQRPASSAKAREGEDEDDTSDSDSDGLTLKELQNRLRKKREQEPADRPARGIQNRLRRKRREEDPAETVDVQAVDAMEGSLPTSREPEGDLGAAAQAVKEDREGRPDGRVAPGGRAEEAADLVRHKPECEVYDPSALYCLCRQPHNNRFMICCDRCEEWFHGDCVGISEARGRLLERNGEDYICPNCTILQVQDEASSEATDMQDTRSGPLGADSTDFTSIGTVEQKSSEDQGIKGRIEKAANPSGKKKLKIFQPVVEAPGAAKCIGPGCSSVAQPDSVYCSNDCILKHAAATMRFLSAGKEQKPKAKEKLKTKPEKIVLQKCSVQAGIKISSVHKRLASDKKENAVKKAAVAPPRNEVLSKEPVCESSTPSWASDHNYNAVKPEQTAAPWPPLLYKCMYHPGGALDPSWSFWTAVHSGLFRARSSSHVWCCTCRDRSPCPRPGGLLSLAHPSLVCRDFLSVFPKSCTSSWLNVHL is encoded by the exons ATGGACGACAAGGGTGACCCGAGCAGTGAGGAGGCGCCCAAAGCCATCAAGCCCACCAGCAAGGAGTTCCGGAAGACATGGGGCTTCCGGAGGACCACCATTGCTAAGCGTGAGGGTGCCGGGGATGCGGAGGCGGACACCTTGGAGCCGTCGCCCCGGCAGCAGCAGAGCCCATCCCTGCGGCGCAGTGGGCGGCAGCCGAAGCGCACTGAGCGGGTGGAGGAGTTTCTGACCACTGTGCGGCGCCGTGGCCGTCGGAGTGCCCCCGTGTCCCTGGAGGACTCTGGGGAGCCAGCATCCTGTCCAGCGACAGACGCGGAGACCGCCTCTGAAGGcagtgtggagagcgcctcggaCGGAAAGAGTGGGCCCAGGTCCAGCTCCACGGGTGCTAAGCAGCGGCCGGCCTCCTCGGCAAAGGCTAGAGAGGGCGAAGACGAGGACGACACGTCCGACAGCGATAGCGACGGACTGACCTTGAAGGAACTCCAGAACCGCCTGCGGAAGAAGCGTGAGCAGGAGCCCGCGGACCGGCCCGCAAGGGGCATCCAGAACCGCCTGCGGAGGAAACGGCGGGAGGAGGACCCGGCTGAGACCGTGGACGTCCAGGCGGTTGATGCGATGGAAGGCTCGCTGCCCACCTCACGGGAGCCTGAGGGCGACCTGGGGGCTGCTGCCCAGGCAGTGAAAGAGGACAGAGAGGGCCGGCCGGATGGGAGAGTGGCCCCGGGAGGGAGAGCCGAGGAAGCCGCAGACTTGGTCCGGCACAAGCCGGAGTGTGAGGTGTACGACCCCAGCGCCCTGTACTGCCTGTGCCGCCAGCCTCACAACAACAG GTTTATGATTTGCTGTGACCGGTGTGAAGAATGGTTTCATGGTGACTGTGTGGGCATTTCTGAGGCTCGAGGGCGGCTCTTGGAGAGGAATGGGGAAGACTACATCTGCCCCAACTGCACGATCCTGCAGGTGCAAGATGAGGCCAGCTCAGAAGCCACAGACATGCAGGACACGAGGTCAGGACCCCTGGGTGCCGACAGCACGGACTTCACCAGTATAGGAACCGTGGAGCAGAAGTCAAGTGAAGACCAGGGAATTAAGGGTAGAATTGAAAAAGCTGCAAACCCAAGTGGCAAGAAGAAACTCAAGATATTCCAGCCC GTCGTGGAAGCACCTGGTGCTGCCAAGTGCATCGGCCCTGGGTGCTCGAGCGTGGCACAGCCCGACTCGGTCTACTGCAGCAACGACTGCATCCTGAAGCACGCCGCGGCCACCATGCGCTTCCTGAGTGCAGGGAAGGAGCAGAaacccaaagcaaaagaaaagctcAAGACAAAGCCAGAAAAAATCGTTCTTCAAAAATGTAGCGTTCAA GCAGGCATTAAAATCTCTTCTGTGCACAAGAGACTGGCTTCAGACAAGAAGGAAAACGCGGTGAAGAAGGCAGCAGTGGCCCCTCCCAGGAATGAGGTCCTCAGTAAGGAGCCAGTCTGTGAGAGCAGCACGCCGTCCTGGGCCAGCGACCACAATTACAATGCAGTAAAGCCAGAACAGACTGCTGCCCCCTGGCCGCCACTGTTGTATAAATGTATGTATCACCCAGGGGGAGCTCTGGACCCTTCCTGGTCTTTCTGGACGGCCGTGCACTCGGGCCTGTTCAGAGCTAGGAGTTCTAGCCATGTGTGGTGCTGCACCTGCAGAGATCGGAGCCCTTGCCCGAGGCCAGGAGGCCTCCTGAGCCTGGCGCACCCTTCCTTAGTCTGTCGGGACTTCCTGTCAGTGTTTCCAAAAAGCTGTACCAGCTCATGGCTGAATGTTCACCTCTGA